One genomic region from Equus asinus isolate D_3611 breed Donkey chromosome 8, EquAss-T2T_v2, whole genome shotgun sequence encodes:
- the GNMT gene encoding glycine N-methyltransferase — protein MVDSVYRTRSLGVAAEGLPDQYADGEAARVWQLYVGDTRSRTAEYKAWLLGLLRQHGCQRVLDVACGTGVDSIMLVEEGFSVTSVDASDKMLKYALKERWNRRHEPAFDKWVIEEANWMTLDKDVPRPPEGGFDAVICLGNSFAHLPDCKGDQSEHRLALKNIASMVRSGGLLIIDHRNYDHILSTGCAPPGKNIYYKSDMTKDIKTSVLTVNNKAHMVTLDYTVQVPGAGQDISPRLSKFRLSYYPHCLAPFTELLQAAFGGKCQHSVLGDFKPYKPGQAYIPCYFIHVLKRTD, from the exons ATGGTGGACAGCGTGTACCGGACCCGCTCCCTGGGGGTGGCGGCTGAAGGGCTCCCGGACCAGTACGCGGACGGGGAGGCAGCGCGCGTGTGGCAGCTCTATGTCGGGGACACCCGCAGCCGCACGGCCGAGTATAAGGCCTGGCTGCTCGGGCTGCTGCGCCAGCACGGCTGCCAGCGGGTGCTCGACGTGGCCTGTGGCACCGG GGTGGACTCCATCATGCTGGTGGAAGAGGGCTTCAGTGTGACGAGCGTGGATGCCAGTGACAAGATGCTGAAGTACGCACTCAAAGAGCGCTGGAACCGGCGGCACGAGCCCGCCTTCGACAAGTGGG TCATCGAAGAAGCCAACTGGATGACTCTAGACAAAGATGTGCCCCGGCCTCCAGAGGGTGGCTTTGATGCCGTCATCTGCCTTGGAAACAGTTTTGCCCACTTGCCAGACTGCAAAG GGGACCAGAGTGAGCACCGGCTGGCACTGAAGAACATTGCGAGCATGGTGCGGTCAGGGGGCCTGCTGATCATTGATCATCGCAACTATGACCACATCCTCAGTACAGGCTGTGCACCCCCAGGGAAGAACATCTACTATAAG AGTGACATGACCAAGGACATCAAGACATCAGTGCTGACAGTGAACAATAAGGCCCACATGGTGACCCTGGACTACACGGTGCAGGTGCCGGGGGCTGGCCAGGACATTTCTCCTCGCTTGAG TAAGTTCCGGCTCTCCTACTACCCGCACTGTCTGGCGCCCTTCACGGAGTTGCTCCAAGCAGCCTTCGGGGGCAAGTGCCAGCACAGTGTCCTGGGTGACTTCAAGCCTTACAAGCCGGGCCAGGCCTACATTCCCTGCTATTTCATCCACGTGCTCAAGAGGACGGACTGA
- the PEX6 gene encoding peroxisome biogenesis factor 6 isoform X2, protein MALAVLRVLEPFPTETPPLAVLLPPGGPWPAAGLGLVLALRPAGESPAGPALLVAALEGPGAETEEQGPGPPQLLVSRALLRLLALGSGAWVRARPVRRPPALAWALLGTSPGPGLGPRVGPLLVRRGEVLPVPGPRVLETRPALQGLLGPATRLAVTELRERAKLGPEPGDSSRPPPPPVVSSFAVSSTVRRLRGVLGGTGDSLGVSRSCLRSLGLFQGEWVWVTRAGESSNASQPHLATVQVLEPRWDLSERLGPGSGQQLEEPLADGLALVPATLAFNLGCDPLEVGELRIQGSPGRGCSVCANSWASGDPGRKPRETAQVGSTLSRVPRLPSEESTPWSSLSPPGLEALVTELCVALKPRLQPGCALLTGTSSVLLRGPPGSGKTTAVAAACGRLGLHLLKVPCSSLCADSSGAVEMKLQATFSRARCCRPVVLLLTAVDLLGRDRDGLGEDARVVATLRHLLLDEDPLTSCPPLMVVATTSRAQDLPADVQTAFLHELEVPVLSEGQRLSILRALTAHLPLGQEVNLAQLARRCAGFVVGDLYALLTHSSRAACTRIRNSGLAGGWSEEDEGELCAAGFPLLAEDFGQALEQLQEAHSQAIGAPKIPSVSWHDVGGLQEVKKEILETIQLPLEHPELLSLGLRRSGLLLYGPPGTGKTLLAKAVATECSLTFLSVKGPELINMYVGQSEENVREVFARARAAAPCIIFFDELDSLAPSRGRSGDSGGVMDRVVSQLLAELDGLHSTQDVFVIGATNRPDLLDPALLRPGRFDKLVFVGVSEDRASQLRVLSAITRKFKLEPSVSLVNVLDRCPPQLTGADLYSLCSDAMTAALKRRVRDLEEGLEPGSSTLLLTMEDLLQAAARLQPSVSEQELLRYKRIQRKFAAC, encoded by the exons ATGGCGCTGGCAGTTTTGCGGGTCCTGGAGCCCTTCCCGACCGAGACCCCCCCGTTGGCGGTGCTGCTGCCGCCCGGGGGCCCGTGGCCTGCAGCGGGGCTGGGCTTGGTGCTGGCCCTGCGGCCTGCAGGGGAGAGCCCGGCCGGGCCGGCGCTGCTCGTGGCGGCCCTGGAGGGGCCGGGCGCGGAGACCGAAGAGCAGGGGCCCGGGCCCCCACAGCTGCTGGTCAGCCGCGCGCTGCTGCGGCTCCTGGCCCTGGGCTCCGGGGCGTGGGTGCGGGCGCGGCCCGTGCGGCGGCCCCCGGCGCTGGCCTGGGCGCTGCTTGGCACCTCGCCGGGGCCCGGGCTCGGACCGCGAGTTGGGCCGCTGCTGGTGAGGCGCGGAGAGGTCCTGCCAGTGCCCGGACCGCGGGTGCTGGAGACGCGGCCGGCGTTGCAGGGGCTGCTGGGCCCAGCGACGCGGCTTGCTGTGACTGAGCTCCGTGAGCGGGCCAAACTGGGTCCGGAGCCTGGGGACAGCAGccggcccccacccccgcccgtGGTGTCCTCCTTCGCGGTTTCCAGCACAGTCCGGCGACTCCGGGGAGTCCTGGGAGGGACTGGAGATTCACTGGGGGTGAGCCGGAGCTGTCTCCGTAGCCTCGGCCTCTTCCAGGGCGAATGGGTGTGGGTGACCCGGGCCGGAGAGTCATCGAACGCTTCCCAGCCACACTTGGCCACGGTGCAGGTCCTAGAGCCTCGCTGGGACCTCTCTGAAAGGCTGGGACCCGGCTCTGGGCAGCAGCTGGAAGAGCCCCTAGCCGACGGACTGGCCCTCGTGCCTGCCACTTTGGCTTTTAACCTCGGCTGTGATCCCCTGGAAGTGGGAGAGCTCAGAATTCAG GGCAGTCCAGGAAGGGGATGTTCTGTGTGTGCCAACAGTTGGGCAAGTGGAGATCCTGGAAGGAAGCCCAGAGAAACTGCCCAG GTGGGTTCTACCCTGAGCCGTGTTCCAAGGCTCCCTTCAGAAGAATCCACTCCCTGGAGCAGCTTGTCTCCTCCAGGCCTGGAGGCCTTGGTGACTGAACTCTGTGTTGCCCTGAAGCCTCGCCTCCAGCCAGG GTGTGCCCTGCTGACAGGAACTAGCAGTGTCCTTCTACGGGGCCCCCCTGGCAGTGGGAAGACCACAGCAGTTGCTGCAGCCTGCGGCCGCCTTGGACTCCACTTACTGAAG GTGCCCTGCTCCAGCCTCTGTGCAGATAGCAGTGGGGCCGTGGAGATGAAACTGCAGGCCACCTTCTCCCGGGCCCGGTGCTGCCGGCCAGTGGTTCTGTTGCTGACAGCCGTGGACCTTCTGGGCCGGGACCGTGATGGGCTAGGTGAGGACGCCCGTGTGGTGGCCACGCTGCGTCACCTCCTCCTCGATGAGGATCCCCTTACCAG CTGCCCTCCTCTCATGGTTGTGGCCACCACCAGCCGGGCTCAGGATCTGCCTGCTGATGTGCAGACAGCGTTTCTTCATGAGCTGGAGGTGCCTGTGCTGTCAGAGGGGCAGCGGCTCAGCATCCTGCGGGCCCTCACTGCCCACCTCCCCCTGGGCCAAGAGGTGAACCTGGCACAGCTGGCACGGCGGTGTGCT GGCTTTGTGGTGGGGGATCTCTATGCCCTTTTGACCCACAGCAGCCGGGCAGCCTGCACCAGGATCAGGAACTCGGG TTTAGCAGGGGGCTGGAGTGAGGAGGATGAAGGGGAGCTGTGTGCTGCTGGTTTTCCTCTCCTGGCTGAGGACTTCGGGCAGGCGCTGGAGCAGCTGCAGGAAGCTCACTCCCAGGCCATCGGAGCCCCCAAG ATCCCCTCAGTGTCTTGGCACGATGTGGGTGGGCTGCAAGAGGTGAAGAAGGAGATTCTGGAGACCATTCAGCTCCCTCTAGAGCACCCTGAGCTGCTGAGCCTGGGCCTGAGGCGCTCGGGCCTTCTGCTCTACGGGCCTCCTGGCACTGGGAAGACCCTTCTGGCCAAGGCAGTAGCCACTGAGTGCAGCCTTACCTTCctcag CGTGAAGGGGCCCGAGCTCATCAACATGTATGTGGGCCAAAGTGAGGAGAATGTGCGGGAAG tgTTTGCCAGGGCCAGGGCTGCGGCTCCATGcattatcttctttgatgaacTGGACTCCTTGGCGCCAAGCCGGGGGCGAAGTGGAGACTCTGGAGGTGTGATGGACAG GGTGGTGTCTCAGCTCCTGGCCGAGCTAGATGGGCTTCACAGCACTCAGGATGTATTTGTTATCGGAGCCACCAACAGACCAGATCTCCTGGACCCTGCCCTTCTACGGCCTGGCAG GTTTGACAAGCTGGTGTTTGTGGGGGTGAGTGAGGACCGGGCCTCCCAGCTCCGTGTTCTGAGTGCCATCACACGCAA ATTCAAGCTAGAGCCCTCTGTGAGCCTGGTGAATGTGCTGGATCGCTGTCCTCCCCAGCTGACAGGTGCAGACCTCTACTCCCTCTGCTCTGATGCCATGACAGCTGCCCTCAAACGCAGGGTTCGGGACCTGGAGGAAG GACTGGAGCCCGGGAGCTCCACCCTGCTGCTTACCATGGAGGACCTGCTGCAGGCCGCTGCCCGGCTGCAGCCCTCAGTCAGCGAGCAGGAACTGCTCCGGTACAAGCGCATCCAGCGCAAGTTTGCTGCCTGCTAG
- the PEX6 gene encoding peroxisome biogenesis factor 6 isoform X1, with translation MALAVLRVLEPFPTETPPLAVLLPPGGPWPAAGLGLVLALRPAGESPAGPALLVAALEGPGAETEEQGPGPPQLLVSRALLRLLALGSGAWVRARPVRRPPALAWALLGTSPGPGLGPRVGPLLVRRGEVLPVPGPRVLETRPALQGLLGPATRLAVTELRERAKLGPEPGDSSRPPPPPVVSSFAVSSTVRRLRGVLGGTGDSLGVSRSCLRSLGLFQGEWVWVTRAGESSNASQPHLATVQVLEPRWDLSERLGPGSGQQLEEPLADGLALVPATLAFNLGCDPLEVGELRIQRYLEGSSAPEDKGSCSVLPGPPFAKELHVEIVSSPHYSSNGNYDHVLYRHFQTPRAVQEGDVLCVPTVGQVEILEGSPEKLPRWWEMFFKVKKTVGDAPDGPTSAYLANTTHTSLYLVGSTLSRVPRLPSEESTPWSSLSPPGLEALVTELCVALKPRLQPGCALLTGTSSVLLRGPPGSGKTTAVAAACGRLGLHLLKVPCSSLCADSSGAVEMKLQATFSRARCCRPVVLLLTAVDLLGRDRDGLGEDARVVATLRHLLLDEDPLTSCPPLMVVATTSRAQDLPADVQTAFLHELEVPVLSEGQRLSILRALTAHLPLGQEVNLAQLARRCAGFVVGDLYALLTHSSRAACTRIRNSGLAGGWSEEDEGELCAAGFPLLAEDFGQALEQLQEAHSQAIGAPKIPSVSWHDVGGLQEVKKEILETIQLPLEHPELLSLGLRRSGLLLYGPPGTGKTLLAKAVATECSLTFLSVKGPELINMYVGQSEENVREVFARARAAAPCIIFFDELDSLAPSRGRSGDSGGVMDRVVSQLLAELDGLHSTQDVFVIGATNRPDLLDPALLRPGRFDKLVFVGVSEDRASQLRVLSAITRKFKLEPSVSLVNVLDRCPPQLTGADLYSLCSDAMTAALKRRVRDLEEGLEPGSSTLLLTMEDLLQAAARLQPSVSEQELLRYKRIQRKFAAC, from the exons ATGGCGCTGGCAGTTTTGCGGGTCCTGGAGCCCTTCCCGACCGAGACCCCCCCGTTGGCGGTGCTGCTGCCGCCCGGGGGCCCGTGGCCTGCAGCGGGGCTGGGCTTGGTGCTGGCCCTGCGGCCTGCAGGGGAGAGCCCGGCCGGGCCGGCGCTGCTCGTGGCGGCCCTGGAGGGGCCGGGCGCGGAGACCGAAGAGCAGGGGCCCGGGCCCCCACAGCTGCTGGTCAGCCGCGCGCTGCTGCGGCTCCTGGCCCTGGGCTCCGGGGCGTGGGTGCGGGCGCGGCCCGTGCGGCGGCCCCCGGCGCTGGCCTGGGCGCTGCTTGGCACCTCGCCGGGGCCCGGGCTCGGACCGCGAGTTGGGCCGCTGCTGGTGAGGCGCGGAGAGGTCCTGCCAGTGCCCGGACCGCGGGTGCTGGAGACGCGGCCGGCGTTGCAGGGGCTGCTGGGCCCAGCGACGCGGCTTGCTGTGACTGAGCTCCGTGAGCGGGCCAAACTGGGTCCGGAGCCTGGGGACAGCAGccggcccccacccccgcccgtGGTGTCCTCCTTCGCGGTTTCCAGCACAGTCCGGCGACTCCGGGGAGTCCTGGGAGGGACTGGAGATTCACTGGGGGTGAGCCGGAGCTGTCTCCGTAGCCTCGGCCTCTTCCAGGGCGAATGGGTGTGGGTGACCCGGGCCGGAGAGTCATCGAACGCTTCCCAGCCACACTTGGCCACGGTGCAGGTCCTAGAGCCTCGCTGGGACCTCTCTGAAAGGCTGGGACCCGGCTCTGGGCAGCAGCTGGAAGAGCCCCTAGCCGACGGACTGGCCCTCGTGCCTGCCACTTTGGCTTTTAACCTCGGCTGTGATCCCCTGGAAGTGGGAGAGCTCAGAATTCAG AGGTACTTGGAAGGTTCCAGCGCCCCTGAAGACAAAGGAAGCTGCTCAGTGCTGCCTGGGCCTCCATTTGCCAAAGAGTTACACGTCGAAATTGTGTCCTCTCCCCACTACAGCAGTAATGGAAATTATGACCACGTTCTTTACCGACACTTTCAGACACCCAG GGCAGTCCAGGAAGGGGATGTTCTGTGTGTGCCAACAGTTGGGCAAGTGGAGATCCTGGAAGGAAGCCCAGAGAAACTGCCCAG GTGGTGGGAGAtgttttttaaagtgaagaaaacAGTTGGGGACGCTCCGGATGGGCCAACCAGTGCCTACTTGGCCAACACCACTCATACCTCCTTGTACTTG GTGGGTTCTACCCTGAGCCGTGTTCCAAGGCTCCCTTCAGAAGAATCCACTCCCTGGAGCAGCTTGTCTCCTCCAGGCCTGGAGGCCTTGGTGACTGAACTCTGTGTTGCCCTGAAGCCTCGCCTCCAGCCAGG GTGTGCCCTGCTGACAGGAACTAGCAGTGTCCTTCTACGGGGCCCCCCTGGCAGTGGGAAGACCACAGCAGTTGCTGCAGCCTGCGGCCGCCTTGGACTCCACTTACTGAAG GTGCCCTGCTCCAGCCTCTGTGCAGATAGCAGTGGGGCCGTGGAGATGAAACTGCAGGCCACCTTCTCCCGGGCCCGGTGCTGCCGGCCAGTGGTTCTGTTGCTGACAGCCGTGGACCTTCTGGGCCGGGACCGTGATGGGCTAGGTGAGGACGCCCGTGTGGTGGCCACGCTGCGTCACCTCCTCCTCGATGAGGATCCCCTTACCAG CTGCCCTCCTCTCATGGTTGTGGCCACCACCAGCCGGGCTCAGGATCTGCCTGCTGATGTGCAGACAGCGTTTCTTCATGAGCTGGAGGTGCCTGTGCTGTCAGAGGGGCAGCGGCTCAGCATCCTGCGGGCCCTCACTGCCCACCTCCCCCTGGGCCAAGAGGTGAACCTGGCACAGCTGGCACGGCGGTGTGCT GGCTTTGTGGTGGGGGATCTCTATGCCCTTTTGACCCACAGCAGCCGGGCAGCCTGCACCAGGATCAGGAACTCGGG TTTAGCAGGGGGCTGGAGTGAGGAGGATGAAGGGGAGCTGTGTGCTGCTGGTTTTCCTCTCCTGGCTGAGGACTTCGGGCAGGCGCTGGAGCAGCTGCAGGAAGCTCACTCCCAGGCCATCGGAGCCCCCAAG ATCCCCTCAGTGTCTTGGCACGATGTGGGTGGGCTGCAAGAGGTGAAGAAGGAGATTCTGGAGACCATTCAGCTCCCTCTAGAGCACCCTGAGCTGCTGAGCCTGGGCCTGAGGCGCTCGGGCCTTCTGCTCTACGGGCCTCCTGGCACTGGGAAGACCCTTCTGGCCAAGGCAGTAGCCACTGAGTGCAGCCTTACCTTCctcag CGTGAAGGGGCCCGAGCTCATCAACATGTATGTGGGCCAAAGTGAGGAGAATGTGCGGGAAG tgTTTGCCAGGGCCAGGGCTGCGGCTCCATGcattatcttctttgatgaacTGGACTCCTTGGCGCCAAGCCGGGGGCGAAGTGGAGACTCTGGAGGTGTGATGGACAG GGTGGTGTCTCAGCTCCTGGCCGAGCTAGATGGGCTTCACAGCACTCAGGATGTATTTGTTATCGGAGCCACCAACAGACCAGATCTCCTGGACCCTGCCCTTCTACGGCCTGGCAG GTTTGACAAGCTGGTGTTTGTGGGGGTGAGTGAGGACCGGGCCTCCCAGCTCCGTGTTCTGAGTGCCATCACACGCAA ATTCAAGCTAGAGCCCTCTGTGAGCCTGGTGAATGTGCTGGATCGCTGTCCTCCCCAGCTGACAGGTGCAGACCTCTACTCCCTCTGCTCTGATGCCATGACAGCTGCCCTCAAACGCAGGGTTCGGGACCTGGAGGAAG GACTGGAGCCCGGGAGCTCCACCCTGCTGCTTACCATGGAGGACCTGCTGCAGGCCGCTGCCCGGCTGCAGCCCTCAGTCAGCGAGCAGGAACTGCTCCGGTACAAGCGCATCCAGCGCAAGTTTGCTGCCTGCTAG